AAATGCAGAGCAACAGCTCCAGGATGTATTGTCTTGGAATATCAATAGCTTTTGCAAGGGCATTCCAGCTGGTACAGTAAAAGCTGAATGGAGAATAACTCAAAAACTCGACTGGTTTTGAAATGTATAAGCTTGGAAATCAGGTCAGATTCTTTGTCTGACAAcagtgcagctctgagctctgcaggaagTTTGATCCTTGCAAGTGATTGCAAGCCTAGGTGGAGGTTGTTGCAAACTGATTTGAAACACAGAGTGCCACAATTTTCAtccttttgcttttgcagaTAACCAGGCAGCTGTTGTGTCGGCTCTGGCTGCATCTCTAGGTGTGGTCAAGGATGCTGTGGAGGAGATGGAACATGTAAGGAAGCCCCTAAGCCTTAGAGGGACCTGCAATGGTGGATTCATAGACTCAGAATatgctgaattggaagggatacacaaggatcatcaagtccagctcctggtcctgcacaggacaacccaaacaattccaccatgtgcctgagagttGTTCAAATGctccttgagctctggcaggtttggggctgtgaccacttctctggggagccagttccagtgcccagccaccctctaGGGTGGTTCAGTGATGGAACACAGGAATTATTTTACATCCAGGCTTTAATATAAATTTGCTCCAACATGACATAGATTATTGTTTTATGCATGgattttaatgagtttttattCTCAAACTGGGTTTACTTTGTATAAGATTTTTGTAAAGCCATGTCCTgaattgggaatgggggaggCAATTTAGGATCATGTAAGAATTCACCAGGTTCTTGCTGTTTGCAGTGTTAGAGTGATGGTTTTTCTTAATCCAGTCATTTTAGCGTTAACAAACTGTGATTTCTCcattaattatttatatgaTGTCTAGATTATGCTTTCCCTTTGCTCCTGGGTGTTACTGGAATTGATGTTAGGCTCTGGATCTTCAGTGCCTCTTTGTTCTCAGGCACTGGTGGAAGGGCAGGATCCCTATGGGGACATCATGGAAGATGAAGAGCTGGGCTTTCGGGGCAACAGGGACACGTACTGGTCAGAGGCTGACAGGcggctgctcagctcctgcatggGACTGATGAAGGCTTCTAAAGCTTGCCTGAAGAAGGTCTTGGCTGCTGTGAAGGCCCATGGCAAAGCTGATTCTCCAGAGCACATTGCACAGCTGGATGACCTGGCAGACATTGCTAATGAGATCAGCCCAAGGTAAGCAGGCTTCTCcccttgctgcttttccctctgagcAGTCCTGGTCTTTCTTTGAGGTCTTGAGTGAGGAGTTAGGAACAACCTTTATGATACTGGAGCTGTGAGCAGGTGGTGGACACAGATGTGGTGGGAAGGCTGTTAAGCTCCTGAGGGTTGTGTAGGTCAGGAGAGAAGCATAGGGGATGGAGCTGTGACCACATCTCACTccacagtgacagggacacgCAGGTGACTGAGAAGGCAGTGGGAAACATCCCATAGGTACAGCTGACATCTCACTGTTGTTCCTGACTTGCATTCAGGATTGGGGCAGGCTTTGACCAGGGTGTATGAGTTGTGCTATCAGAACATTCCTTCCTTGCTCCCCTCTTTTCTGTTCCAGTGTTGATGAGCTGGCCCTGAGCATGTACCCACCTGTGAACCCGTTGGCTGTGCGACTTAATGTGAGTACCTGCAGTCCTGATAGCTCAGTGCCTGAGCATCTGCACTGTATTGATAGCTCAGTGCCTGAGCATCTGCGCATGGGACAGTGCTCTGGCTGTAGGGAATGGGAAGAAATCAGATTGGAGGAGTTAGGTGACTTCAGGGAGAGATGGGTGCTAGTGACTGCCTCAGTAATAATTTCTTAAGGATGAAGAGTGCCCTTTCTTCTTGCACACTTAACTCCCTTCAGGGGGACACACGTTCTGCAGCTGTACCTCTTCAGGGAAAAGTATGGCCATTTAAAACTTCAGTTCTGAACTATAATCCATAGAGATTTTCAGTGATAGAACCTCAGGAAAGTGATGTCTAAGGCTGCCTAGGTACTGCAGATGTACTTCTTTTCTTGGGTAGTGCAGTATTGCTCAAATAAGGCTATCTATGGAATGAAAAACTCTTACAGTGAGTGTATTTAAGCATTGAAACAAGCTGCTTGGAGAAGCAGTGGAGTCTGCATCTTTGGCAGCACTGAAAACTTGACTGGGCAACACTCTGGCAACCTGACTGAACTTTGAAACATCCCTTGCATCATAAATCAAGTACAGATCTGCTGGTATCTggaatttcttttattcttcatcCTGTTTTCATGATTTTGGCCAGTGGCTTGATTTTTTTGGAGTAAAAAAGAATCACTTAATATCAAATTGCATTAAAATCAATCACTTGCAACTTTGTACTTTAATATCAATTACTAATTTCTAATAGgcttatctttttttaaaaaaggcattttaatgTATGCTTTAAAAAACAGGTTATTTTTAACTATCACAGCCAGGAGTAGGTTGGGAGGCACTTCCAGCATGGCAGTGATGGATAACTTCATTCTGCAGCAGGATCCATGGCAGTTTTATTCATTCTTGGCTTTTGTGCATCCCTATAGTCCTCTTCATTTTCCAGTACTGTTCAGACCCTCCATTTCCTCTCATTTGGCTCACCttatttcccttttgtttctctctAGGCTGCTAAATTGGCCTCAGTATTAACGAAAGTCTTAGAGATTGCAAAGTGAGTATGAGCTACAGTGCTGTGAAGGTTGATACCTTTGTGCCTCATGTCAAAGATGACTCATTTCTAGACAGTAGATGCTGGCATTTCAGAGCAATGATGATGTTATCTGGTCACAAAGGGATGGGAGTGAGAAAAAGGTGCTAGGGATGATAGTGGTtccttgttttggtttgggacTGCAGACATGAGTGTGGGTTCTTGCTCAAAGCCCCCTGGGGCTAGAACAGCACTGTTCTACTGCTGTGGTTATTCAGAGCTTCACAGTACCCCCGTGTTGTCTGGATGCATAACACACCAGGAGGCTTCCCTAATGAATTTCCTCCCCTTTTGCAGGACAAGCCATGTATGTCCACCATCAGAGGAAGGCTGGGTGCAGTTTCTAACTGGTGCAGTAGATCACAACATGAACAAAGTCAAGAACTTCACACAGGGTCAGCTTTAACTCTTCTGTGCCTACGTGTGTTGCTGCCACTGGCTGTGGCATCTGCATTTCCAGTGAACTTTGCTGTTGTTTGGCTGTTTGGAAAATGATGAGAACAATGGAGGAGAGAACTTCACTGCTACTTGGAAGAACCTCTCCATGAAGTTGCCCTTTGCCATGGCAAAGGTGTCATTTTgcttggatttttgggatgatgCAGTGCTGCTTCTGAACATGCCCCATTCTTTGGACATTAAAGCTACTGTGGggttcagagaaaaataaaatactgctaGATTTACATTAGTTGCTTTATCTGTCTTCAGAGGACAAAGAATACATACAGAATGAAAGGGTCTTGCTTCTTTTGCAAGCAGCCCAGTGAATAATTATAAAatgtgctgcactgctgctaTTTCCTGTATATTTCCCGTTCACTGTCTTAGAGACCAGTGAACAagctttctcttattttctcagaaagcagcagaaaatattgTTTACTACCTTACCAATGTCAAGGATCTACAGGGGGAGATATCcccctatatatatatatatgtatccCTAGAGACATCCTACATCTATCATCACTTTAAAGTTCCAGGATACCCTTTACTTTGTCACAGGTAGGGCAGAAGACTTAAGCACTGGTGGGCTCAGCACAGGTGTGGTGAGAACTGCAATGTGTGCTTCAGCATTCAGCCCATCTTTGTCACAGTGAGGCTCAGCTTCTAAAACTGCAGAGTAAACATGGTGGCAGATGGGAGAGAGTTGAGTTTGTGCACATAATCGAAATCAGACATGGTTTTAAATATAACTTTTATTAAACTGTTAACATCTGTGCTTGCCCATGATCAGGGCACAGATCACAGCCGCTCTTTGGTAAGGACCTGTTCTGAGCTGGCCTCAGGCAGCTGCAATGTTGGTTGTTCTGTAGCTCTTCAGGTTCTGGAGCTGGAGGCAGGTAAGACATGCAGTGAGTCTTCTGGGCCCTGCTCGGGTGGGGGTGAATGGGATTTCCAGCTCTTGAGTGCTTTTAgcttgcacagagcccagcctgaaaggagagaagggaTTATACAGCAATCGCCCTCTTTGTGTTTTTAGTTTCCTGTGTCTGGGATATGCATTAGCTAGAAAGGAATGTGGCgccaaaaagaaggaaaggaataaaaagaaatagaagaaagcTGGCAGTTACTTGAACTACCACAGTGAAATTGTTATCTAACAGTAGTTTGGGAGGGAGATAGGACAGAGAAATCCTCCATGGAGACATCTAAGGGGGCTGTCCTAATGCAGCTTCTTGGGACAAATGTGGGGTGTTTGTCATGTGAAGGGGAGCATGCCCCTTTGGTGGCTCTTGGCTAAGTCACATTTGCCTGGTTCTTCAGTAGAGAAGGGAAAACACCACTGTCTTTATTGTTTACAGTGGGTAATGGATGGAAAGATGTCATAAACAATACAGTTTCACTCCACTTAGGGATGTTTAAGTTGCTCACTAGAAAGTAATTGATCTCTCAAGAGCAAATAGTTTCTAAATTTCATAGCTCGTTTCAGTGACCTCTAATTTTGTCTTATTTCATGTGTGTTTCTGACTTAAGTCTTGTAGCATTTCCTTGGTTATCCTTTTTGTTGGCAGgaggttttccttttgctgtctATGCCTTTGATGTTGAAGCTTTCATAGATGCCATATTGGCTTCAACTTGAGTGTTACACATCTGTTGCAAGTTCTCTTAGttggcttttctccttttcagtctGAAA
The genomic region above belongs to Camarhynchus parvulus chromosome 20, STF_HiC, whole genome shotgun sequence and contains:
- the CCNDBP1 gene encoding cyclin-D1-binding protein 1 isoform X2 yields the protein MILLPLRFQNCRKLSEDVQNAILAVATVYYWLPKGQGTTLRKMVRDATTEVVEGMIQLTDTILNAPVESLSQEQLISTGGVWEACEQVSNLPRDNQAAVVSALAASLGVVKDAVEEMEHALVEGQDPYGDIMEDEELGFRGNRDTYWSEADRRLLSSCMGLMKASKACLKKVLAAVKAHGKADSPEHIAQLDDLADIANEISPSVDELALSMYPPVNPLAVRLNAAKLASVLTKVLEIAKTSHVCPPSEEGWVQFLTGAVDHNMNKVKNFTQGQL
- the CCNDBP1 gene encoding cyclin-D1-binding protein 1 isoform X1 produces the protein MEAREPLRDVRGALRAVLARLREGEPSEGREPFELPRFWDALGQTFQVTSQEATKLSLAFSRPPLPSAENCRKLSEDVQNAILAVATVYYWLPKGQGTTLRKMVRDATTEVVEGMIQLTDTILNAPVESLSQEQLISTGGVWEACEQVSNLPRDNQAAVVSALAASLGVVKDAVEEMEHALVEGQDPYGDIMEDEELGFRGNRDTYWSEADRRLLSSCMGLMKASKACLKKVLAAVKAHGKADSPEHIAQLDDLADIANEISPSVDELALSMYPPVNPLAVRLNAAKLASVLTKVLEIAKTSHVCPPSEEGWVQFLTGAVDHNMNKVKNFTQGQL